Sequence from the Methanobacterium alkalithermotolerans genome:
TTTTTATGGTGGATATATGATCTTTTAAATCATTATCCTCCAGGAACTGGCAAACCACCCTCTGGGTAAAATAATTGGAATGTAAATCAGAGGCTTGTTTAGCAATTACCAGTTTTTCCATAATTTCTTCTTCAGCTACTATCCAACCTAAACGCATACCAGGAGAGACAATCTTAGAAAAAGAACCAAATAATATTCCTTCCTCATGGAAGGACTTAATGGGAGGAATATCCGTGCCTCTAAACCTGATATCACCATAGGGATTATCCTCTACCAGTACAGTATCACCTTCAGATAGAAGACCGGCTATTTTTTTCCTTTTTTCCAGGGAATAGCTTATACCGGTGGGGTTCTGGAAATTGGGAATAGCATAGTATAATTTTATTTTATTTTGAAGCAGAATATCTTCCAGATAATCCATATCCGGACCATCATCCTCTAAGGGCACTGACTTAAAAATTGGTTCATATAAACTGAATGATTGTATGGCCGCCAGATAAGTGGGTTTTTCCAGAAGAACCCTATCGTTTTTATCCAGGAACACCTTACCCACCAGATCCAGGCATTGCTGGGAACCATTGGTTATTAAAATTTCATCTGCATCTATTCTCAATCCCTGACTGGCATATCTCCCGGCAATATATTCCCTTAAAGGTAGATGTCCTTCGGTGGTACTGTACTGCAATACTTCTTTACCAT
This genomic interval carries:
- a CDS encoding aminotransferase-like domain-containing protein; the protein is MKYKFADRMSHIPPSFVREILKVTESPEIISFAGGLPHPVSFPVEKIKKASHDVLSRYGKEVLQYSTTEGHLPLREYIAGRYASQGLRIDADEILITNGSQQCLDLVGKVFLDKNDRVLLEKPTYLAAIQSFSLYEPIFKSVPLEDDGPDMDYLEDILLQNKIKLYYAIPNFQNPTGISYSLEKRKKIAGLLSEGDTVLVEDNPYGDIRFRGTDIPPIKSFHEEGILFGSFSKIVSPGMRLGWIVAEEEIMEKLVIAKQASDLHSNYFTQRVVCQFLEDNDLKDHISTIKKSYYEQCQLMLSLMDEYFPEGVTYTRPEGGMFLWVTLPSGISSRELFDLALKDKVAFVPGEAFYTGGEVDNTFRLNFSNSNNEKIEEGIKRLARAIKKLMI